A section of the Anaerohalosphaeraceae bacterium genome encodes:
- a CDS encoding sigma-70 family RNA polymerase sigma factor, with amino-acid sequence MSAIENERVKIFLNLYSTYQHRIYGFIMSIVGDWDQADDILQETMSVLWNKFEQYTPGTDFLSWALKVAHFQVLSHIKKQKIQNKYFSRKTIENISEIAASLSGDTDESLKALRQCIKKMSERSRQLLALRYEDGATIQKIAQRIQESVNSLYKEYQRIHQQLFQCIRRQMGWDAER; translated from the coding sequence ATGTCCGCAATTGAAAATGAACGCGTAAAGATTTTTCTGAATCTTTACTCCACATACCAGCATCGGATTTATGGATTTATTATGTCCATTGTCGGGGATTGGGATCAGGCGGACGATATCCTTCAGGAAACCATGAGTGTGCTGTGGAATAAGTTTGAACAATACACTCCGGGAACAGATTTTCTGTCCTGGGCTCTGAAAGTCGCCCACTTCCAGGTGCTTTCGCATATCAAAAAGCAAAAGATTCAAAACAAGTATTTCAGCCGCAAGACCATCGAAAACATCAGCGAAATTGCCGCTTCTTTGTCGGGCGATACGGATGAATCTCTCAAGGCCCTTCGTCAGTGCATCAAAAAAATGTCGGAGCGCAGCCGGCAGCTTCTGGCTTTGCGTTATGAAGACGGCGCAACCATCCAGAAGATTGCCCAGCGGATTCAGGAAAGCGTCAACAGTCTCTACAAGGAATACCAGCGGATTCACCAACAGCTCTTTCAGTGCATCCGCAGGCAGATGGGGTGGGACGCTGAACGATGA